The genomic window aattaacaatatcaggttaaaaaacctagaccagggtaaaggtctgtcggggagaaaactaaaaaattttctccaccagcactggatccaacctggaataatatcatgaaaagagaaatcaccaatgcaacagcacaaacacataaaaaaaagagacagaaggagaaaagcaagactgttttcctaaattagtgattaatattgaccagcacttgaatgaggccttaaccctactcatccatacaatcacataggtcaaacagcatagccatacacaatcaaccataaagaataatccatggacaggcagtcatgtcgtcaataagtataagtcgtcatttaccaaacaatagaaacaatcaagacaaataattcagaggcaacaacccaacacaagggctcatcaggagaataaaCTTGTCTAttgggtttcgccacattaaattctctacccagccaagtgttgtggctaccacagaatatccatggcatccccgtgtcaggtatcacccccaaaatacatgcctatgaaagaaaaaaaacagcaaatgtaaaacaaccaagtaacaccaaaacaagcttatcctttTAATatctctttttagcaacaataggtaaaccaaatatgataaaatttaccaatgGTAGTTGGCTAAATTTCAGAAGCTCAAAATACCAATAAGCGAGGGAAGCGTAGGCTCCTGCTATctattccccgcaatttaagggagcCACACTCCCGACAGGAACAACGACACTTACTACAGAAaacctcccctcttctgctcgcgtataagtaaaaatttccaaaaataattaatgagtCTATATGATTTGATAATTATGACCATAGGATTATCTCTCGCTTACTTAAATGCTGCGTAATAATATTACTCAAGGTCACGAACTTTAATCCTTTGCCAGGTATTGCGAAATCTAACTAGTTCGCAGGGattaaaattcactgaaaaagctTACTGGTTTGAAATTTATGATATCCAATTCTGGACAGATGTTTTCACCTTGAACTACAAATCAATACAATGAACtgaaattgtgttctggtctttaaAAATTAggtgttcctgagatattgctaaTCCACCTCTTTGATAGCCCAGATACAGGTAGAGTATTTTAATTCAGTCCAACACAGCCCTCAAAATTCCTGATGTTAAAGTTCATTGATTTACGGTTCACACATACATATATAGCCTATATGTGACACAGGCCCATGCGAAGACAAGTTTGAAAAGCTAGACCTAGACAAAGTTATAATAACAAATTACACTACAGTGCAAAGATAAAGAAGACGGCAAAGATGCAATAgcacaacaataatatgaaattAGCAGCCAGCCCAggatccataaaaaaaatttgatgttttttagaTGATAGCAGAGAGGCCCATATTCACCCAGAGCAACAAAACATACAAACAACTTTgccatattaaaaatatacttaacaaAAATAACCCTGAATTAAATGatatttaagtttcctttttgttAACTGGATAGAAAAAAGTTTATCAATAAGATCCTAGTGAGCATTCCAGCACCGGGCTATTGACACAAACGGAGTGAATTTAGAACTCTCAGTACCGTAACTGTCAATGTATATACTCttttttttgtcgagtgttataattatgtaaatcttggGATTGGGAGAACATACTTTGATTGAGGTAAAATGGCGGTAATTTTTTAACGTCataattgaatttgaaaagaattgctcctAAAGTAAATTGTTCAGAAactggaagtatatctagataagtatataaaaatgctgtataagaattatctggaagttcaataggtgatggaataaaaagtttaatatggcttttaaatgtagatatTTATACTAAGGaactataattaatattattcagaatcagagcaaaataaatacttggTAAAACAGAGTAGGGCAAATAGGGCTTCaaccttcgcattaaaccaaAATACCCTGAAATCTTTAAGCGTAGGTttttaatgtgtgttttaaaagataatcttccgtcaatcacaagtccaaggtgCTTTATACTTTTCACCCGAGGTAATGATAATAGATGCATTGAAGAAGTAACTCGGGTAATGTGAGGGCAGATATTGGACTTTCTGccataaattatgaaattagtttttgatacattcaaagcaataaaattttaagaataacaATCAAGCAtattagaaaatgcagtatcCAGTTTTGCCTCCAACTCCTCGCAATCCTTTTCTGAAATTAAAACtgccgtatcatcagcaaaatgtcTGTTGAGACATGGAATTGCCAAAGTGCGGTgaagatcatttataaaaataaaaaaaaggagaagacCTAGGACAAAGCCCTGAGGTACCCCAAGATTCGAAGACTGAGGTACAGGCGAAGAGAGGAAATTGACTCTATCTAATCGTCGCTTTCTCttatcaagataagatttaactagatCCATCGCCGGTCCGAGCACaccacaattatccaatttacaaaaagaaaacaatgggATATTTTATCGAATGcgtttttaaaatctaaatatattgttgtTGGATTTTCAACTCTATGTAAGCCTTCGTGAATGTATTGGATGAGAGCAACGATAGCGTGTTCAGTATTGTGTCCAGACCTgaaaccaaacagaaatttttgaagaaattagaaGATTTAAGAAAGTCACAAAACCTCTTATAAATTACCTtctcaaatatctttgaaaatgctgacaaaatagaaaaagggcGGTAATTTGATGAGTTTTAAGGGAGAGTCACTTTTGTGAAGCAAAATTATCCGCGCTTCTTCAAAAGCAGATGGGAAAACtccagtttttaaatgaaagatcaATCATATGCTGTAATGGTAGTATTACTGCAGACAATATTTATGTTACAATTATAGAACTAGACCCGTCAATTTTCCGCTGAATTACCTGGATTTAGATCACACaccatttttgttatttcagacTGAGAAACAGGcccgagaaaaattgaattactttgaggagatggaaggtatgaagaaaaatgtttattacttcgtgaatcaaactggttcattactgatcaaacaattttctctcctatattatcaaaataattatttaaaatatcagcCAGTTTCTCCGATTTGTTATTAGTCGATCCATCTTTAGGAAACTTGgacttcctttcttttttttatgaaaaaattaattaaagaccacgttttgcgaggagaattttgagctCCTTCGAAATACTCTTTATAATACCTATATTTCTACAATCgtatcatttttgaaaatttgaaaatttctaatatcataatcagttggattctttaactgctttttaaataactattctttttaactgatatcaaaatttcagacgttatccatggccttataggaaatttttctctgcaaattttattCGTAacaaaagggcaactagaatcaaggcagcaattgaaatttcttagaacAGCATCAGCTGCCATATCTCTAACCTCCGTGGATATTACATCCTGCCAATCCAACAGTCCAAGGCTTTCATTCAAGTGCTTTAATGTTACTGTATTTATTGACCGCACttgacgttccttacttacctgCGGTATTTTATAAGCAAAAGCTAAATCTTAAACCAGCAGGAAATGATCCGATATATcacttaaaatagcaaaatttgcttgagttggtaaagatgtaaaaatattatcaataagagaaGCAGAACTAGATGAAATTCTTTTAGGTATCAGGCAAGTAGGAAGCAGATACGCAGAATCAATTGTCACCTTAAATTTGGTGGTTTGAATAGAAATAGTATTATTGGTTATTGTAGAAGtagtagtcaaacagttcgtggtaacgaactgtagtaaggagcaacccggctcaatagtaaccaaaactctaaaaaattgaattttgatatcaatagctacatcaaaagaatcgcattttaatgctgattttaaatatataagttcatcaagtttagtcttacccatcaaaagttacgagcctgagaaaatttgccctatttaggaaaatagggggaaacaccccctaaaagtcgtaggatcttagcgaaaatgacaccatcagattcagcgtatcagaaaaccctactgtagaagtttcaagctcctatctacaaaaatgtggaattttgtattttttgccagaagacaaatcacgggtgcgtgtttatttgtttgttttttgtttttttttcttttccccaggggtcatcgtatcgaccaagtggtcctagaatgtcgcaagagggctcattctaacggaaatgaaaagttctagtgccctttttaagtgaccaaaaaaattggagggcatctaggccccctcccacgctcatttttttcccaaagtcaacggatcaaaactttgagatagccattttgttcagcatagttgaaaaccataataactatgtctttggggatggcttactccccaacaatccctgggggaggggctgcaagtaacaaactttgaccagtgtttacatatagtaatggttattgggaagtgtacagacgttttcagggggattttattttgtttgggggtggggctgaggagagggggctatgttggaggatctttccttggaggaatctgtcatgggggaagaaaaattcaatgaaaagggcgcaggattctctagcattactataagaaaacaatgaaaaataaacatgaaaacgttttttcaaatgaaaggaagaagcagcattgaaacttaaaacgaacagagattattacgtatatgaggggttctaaaaatactttagcataaagagtgaggtatttaggaggagataaatacctcgctctttatgctaaagtatttttagtaatttcaactatttattctacggcctttctgattcaggggttattcttaaagaattgggacaaaacttacgatttagtgtaaagaacgaggtattaacgagggtacaaaccccctcatatacataataataattaaagaatataaaagtttgttacgtaagttaattctaaagttacgtatattttttgctaataaaaaaattcgttaaaattaaaattaatagttgcctttttatgtaacggaataattgcatggcaactaggcctccttccccatcccatatttctcaaaatcgtatgatcaaaactaagagaaagccatttagccaaaaaaggaattaatattcaaatttcatttgaatagcttacgtgtggagagtcaaaatcaaacatgcattaattcaaaaacgttcagaaattacataaaaaaaaaactagtttttttaactgaaagtaaggagtgacattaaaacttaaaacgaacagaaattactccgtatatgaaatagattgttccctccgcaatccctcgctctttacgctaaagtttgactctttgccacaattctgctttttaaaacaattaaaagctttagcctaaagagcgagggattgcggagggaacaatctatttcatatacggagtaatttctgttcgttttaagttttaatgtcgctccttactttcagttaaaaaaactagtttttttttatgtaatactattagcggtagtagtagcagtagaagtaatagtagcATGCACCTATTATATTTAACAAATTGCTCATCCTCCTCATCGTtctaaaaaagtttcaatttaatactctAAGCCATTGCtgagatacgctcttttgacaccACACAAGCACAAATCGtactttaatttagtttaacacTCGCCTCAATGTCAAATGAAAGCTTTGCCTGAATGGGCATGGCCTTTTTTGACACTAAAAGGTCAAACCTTTTGCCCTTTCCCATTAACAAATACAATTCGTAGGAAAATTAACTAATTTTAGAGCTTGCTTACCCTTGCCCCAACGACTGTGTGGGGGGGATTTCATACTCAGAGACTTAGTTTTTGGATttctcaactatgctgaaaaggatgactatctcaaaattgttatCTGGTATCTTTGGAGAAACAGGTGAGTGAGATGATGCTTATTACCCTCCAATAACTATTGAATTGAAAAGGGTAAGAGAATTTTCAATGGTTATTCCAGTGAGCCCCTTTTAAAGCTACTACAATAAAATGGCGTGgttaaaggtttttttaataataatacactGTTTCTACATAGCTGTTTACTTCAGATCTCGATTGTGGCTGTCTATGATCTCTGTTCGTTGTGGGctttatatatttattggtGGTTATTTATGGTAGGTTTGAAAGTTTTGTTTGGAAAACCTCTTAttaggaaagttttttttttttaattaatattatgtAAGCCTCAGTCTTTTTTTGCGGCCCTCATTTTCATTTATGTTCATATTGTCATTGGAAAACAATTCTACCCTTTAgtcctttcaaaatttttttttactttattctatATAGTGGAAGTAGCAGTGGTATTAATGTTTTTAACCATAGTAGTTTCTTATGTTTACTATCTTGCTCCAGGTAAAAAAAGGATTATAATACATTGTGTCCACTTTGCTCTTTAATTAGGCGGCATGATTGCAGCTATCAatgatttttttggattttggtttcatttatttattgatcatTATGGTAGGTTAgaaacttttctttggaaaacctCAGatgaattacttttttttataaaaataatgtaaagCCCAATCTTTATTACAACCTCCGTAATCATTTATGTTCTTAGAGCCTCTGGAAAACGGTTCTGTCGATTAGTGCATTTCAAAACAAtgctttaattttcatttatcatttTCTACCAtagaaatttttgttgttccagttgattttctttctaATTGGCATATTACCTCAATAGCTATTCTCAAGCTGTGTGTATTTGCTTTGAAGGTTATCCTTAATATCTTATAGAAAATAGGGTATTATTATGTTCTTTTATTTACAGGTTACAGTGACACAAATGGCAAGAGTAACAGTGACAAATATCTTCCCATGCTTCCCTCCTTCTGGAGTAAGCGAGCCTTTTTGTAGCCCTTCTGTTTTCCTTGAACCAACTACCCCTGAGCCAACTAACCCTGAACCAGCTAACTCTAAACCAACTACCACTGAACCACTTACCCCTGAACCACCTTCCACTGAACCACCTACAACTGAGCCACCTACCACTGAACCACTTACCAAAGAACCACCTACTACAGAACAGCCTACCACTGAAATATCTACCATTGAACCACCAACCACTAAACCACCTACCACTGAAACAACAGCCAATGAACCACCTAACACTGAAATAACTACCACTGAACCAACAACCACTGAACCAACTACCACTGAACCAACCACCACTGAACCACCTACCACTGAGCCAAATAACACTGAACCATCTACCACTGAACAACCTACCACTGAACGAACTACCATTGAACCACCTACCACTGAACCACCTACCACTAAACCACCAGCAACTGAACCATCTACTATGGAACCATCTAACACTGAACCACCTACCATTGAACAAACTACCACTAAACCACCCACCACTAAACCACCTACCACTGAACCGTCTACCACTAAACCAACTACCACTAAACCACCCACCACTGCACAACCTAACACTGAGCCACATACCGCTGAACCATCTACCATTGAACCAACTACTGCTAAACCATCTACCACTATTATGTGAAGAATGCacagtaagaaaagaaaaaatgcaaatCACCTGGAACTCTAGCGATTTTGTGCAACCAATCCGAATGCCTTAGTTAATAATATGCCttgtaattaaatttttcttttcataagaTTTTTAAGGAATATGTGAAGTTTTGGGATTTGGATctatattgaaataaatatttatgggAATGAAAATCTGATTTACTGTTTCCTTCTTAAATACTATTAGCAGCAGGACTAGCAGCTGTTGttgcagtagcagcagtaatactATGCACATAATGTCCTCATCCTTAGTAGTAGACACATTCTACTGTTGAGGATCAAAGTTTTTGTAGATGGATACATTGTATAAAAGAAATGTTTTGTGAATGATGGACATTTCTAGCCACCCGATGGTGGTGatttccccttaaaaaaaaCCAGCCATCCcgctattttttcatttttgggaTTTATACCTCCAACAAAATTTCCCTTTTCCTTACGTATCCTCGAGTTAGACCTCGCTAttcttttcattcattttttttttttttactaagaaccaagaaaaaacctaaaagggTCCAAAGTTGAAGTGGTTCATATATAATatgattctattttttttaatattaatttatctaatgatttttattgcataaaaatCGCTTATACCATCGCTATCCTGTCATTCCCATTTATTTTTTGGTCAGGTTTGCTCATAATACTGAATAGTGAATTAAATCAAAGAGGAAAAACGTagactaaacaaaaaaaactaaaggtaTGTCCCACCCACCCTTCTTTGCTTGTGGCTTTAATGATCGTTTTTgccttaatttttatttaatttttatttactcgTACAAGCCAAAGGTTCCTGTTCACAAAAATTACGCAGAGGTAAAATCTGTAAACAGAAGTCTAAAGCCTGTCCTGTATCTAACCTGAAAAATGATTTTAGTGAAGAATTTTTACATATACGTAAGCTACACTCTATACAGTCTCCATc from Artemia franciscana chromosome 10, ASM3288406v1, whole genome shotgun sequence includes these protein-coding regions:
- the LOC136032334 gene encoding salivary glue protein Sgs-3-like, yielding MLRSVCVFLPLLFLVLTKGYYPVRDQQFLLGDLFRRKTNIFLKSLTTTTTAIVYSTCVQLLAKEIPVCQRKKRQSFWDDPSKVENFQYGRKSAEFYTIPFPLVFQYIRPIQSFANLVSYAPYAQRKYEDYEETDHIKPSIKAPGTVEGRFYFKKESITRTTRIITVTVTQMARVTVTNIFPCFPPSGVSEPFCSPSVFLEPTTPEPTNPEPANSKPTTTEPLTPEPPSTEPPTTEPPTTEPLTKEPPTTEQPTTEISTIEPPTTKPPTTETTANEPPNTEITTTEPTTTEPTTTEPTTTEPPTTEPNNTEPSTTEQPTTERTTIEPPTTEPPTTKPPATEPSTMEPSNTEPPTIEQTTTKPPTTKPPTTEPSTTKPTTTKPPTTAQPNTEPHTAEPSTIEPTTAKPSTTIM